The Ralstonia pickettii genome has a segment encoding these proteins:
- a CDS encoding periplasmic heavy metal sensor, whose product MMTPRTRRLSLSTLAGALVGVAIAGAVVFLSHPSQEHRTDLHEMLHEAVPLDANEREILDMKEQAFAQRRREIETRLRTANGQLADAIAKNPTWSPEVEAATQEVERAAADLQRATLVHVFEMRAGLKPEHRPAYDRVLVDALRRGSQ is encoded by the coding sequence GACGTCTTTCCCTCTCAACGCTAGCCGGCGCTCTGGTGGGGGTGGCCATTGCCGGCGCCGTCGTCTTCCTGTCGCACCCATCGCAGGAGCACCGGACCGACCTGCACGAGATGCTCCACGAGGCGGTGCCGCTGGACGCCAACGAGCGTGAAATTCTCGACATGAAGGAACAGGCCTTCGCCCAACGCCGCCGGGAGATCGAAACCCGGCTGCGCACGGCCAACGGTCAACTCGCTGACGCGATTGCCAAGAATCCCACGTGGTCGCCAGAGGTCGAGGCGGCCACCCAGGAAGTGGAACGCGCGGCTGCCGATTTGCAGCGGGCCACGCTGGTCCACGTTTTCGAGATGCGCGCGGGCCTGAAGCCCGAGCACCGGCCTGCTTATGACCGCGTGCTGGTTGATGCGCTTCGCCGTGGTTCGCAGTGA